Genomic segment of Sphingomonas sp. KRR8:
CGGCGTGGCTGCCTTGGCATTCATCAACACCTTCGTGGCGGCGGCGGGAGCGGCGCTGGCTTGGGCGGCGCTTGAGCAACTGCTGCACGGGAAGTCGTCCCTGCTCGGTGGAGCCACCGGAGCCGTTGCCGGACTTGTCGCGATCACGCCAGCCGCCGGCTATGGAGCGCCGAGCACGTCCATCGTGCTCGGCGCGGTCGCGTCCGCCGTCTGCTTCTTGTTCGTCACGAAGGTCAAAAACCGCTTCGGTTATGACGATACCCTCGACGTGTTTGGCGTTCACTGCATCGGCGGGATTGTGGGAGCGATCGGGACCGGCATTGTCGCGTCTCCTGCGCTCGGAGGGCAGGGGGTGCTCGACTATAATGTGCTCCCGGCCGCGCCAGGCACCTTTCACATGGGCTCGCAGGTGCTGACGCAGATGAAGGCCGTGGCATTCACCTTGCTGTGGTCCGGCGGCCTTTCCGCGCTGCTTTTCGCGGCCATCGAGAAGACGATTGGCCTACGTCCCTCGAAAGATGCTGAGCGCGAGGGGCTGGACATCAGCGCGCACGGGGAACGCGCGTATAATCTTTGATCATCGGCCTGGCGTCGCCTCTTACCAACGCTGAGCTTCTTTGGGACGTTCAAGCTGCTATCGGGTCCCGGTGCGAACGCGGCTCAGCATTTGTCGGCGGAAAACGTCCTATAGATTCGAAGAGGATGCTTTCGACGCGGCTAGCAAAGCCGCACTCCAGCTGTGGCCATATCGCTGCGACAAGTGCCGACTGTTCCATCTGACCAGCCGCGGAAAGGGACGGCGCCGACCCCGCGCGGCCGAGTAAGCATTATCCGCTCGCACGAGCGAGGCAGCGCTGTGCCTTTGAGGATCATACAAATCGAAGATCTAAAGTATTATCGCCCGGGCCACATCGCGAGGCTGGTACGGACCACTTCCTCAAGCTGCGACTTGCTTGCCCCGCTGCCGGCCTGGACAGACATGCCCTGGAGGATGGCGAGAAGGTAATTGGTGATGCCCTGGACGTCGGTGCCCGGCGGAAGGTCCCCCTCGGCTTTTGCCCGCTCCATGCGGTCAACCAGAGCCTGCTGCGACGACACTCGGCGCGCCTGTAAGTCGGCACGTACCGACTCGGCCTCTGCACCGCAGGTCACCGAACTGATCACCCGCAGGCACCCGCGCGGCTCACACTCGCTGGTCTGCATCTCGAGCGCGCCCCTCAGTAGCCGCTCGGCCACGCCGCGCGACGTGGGGGCGGCAAGCGCTTCGCCGATATACGACAGCTTTTCACGCTCATAGAGATCGAGCGCCTTGCGAAAGAGCGATTCCTTATTGCCGAAGGCGGCATACAGGCTGGGCCGGGTGATCCCCATCGCGTCGGTCAGGTCCGTCAGCGAGGTGCCTTCATAGCCCTTCTGCCAGAAGACGCGCAGCGCCGCCGCCAATGCCTCGTCGACATCGAACTCGCGGGGTCGGCCCTTGCAGGCACGATGCAGGACAGTTTCCATATCGGTCGGTATATATTGTCTAAGTGCTTGATGTCCAGTGAACAACCTAGCCTACCGCCGGGCAGCACCTAACCAGCGGTCGGCAACCTTGCCAAGCCGCCCATGCCCCCAGGCAAGTGCGCCATACAGGGCAAGGCCGGCGCGAGCAGGGCGCAGGTATAAAGCAGGCCAGTCCAACCGGTGCGCCGCCCAGGAAAGACGATGGCTCCAGCGGGCGATGGCTGCGCGCGTGCGATAGACCAATTTACGGCGCAGCGGCAGGCTACTGCCACCAGGCGCTACGCGCTTGCGCGGTTGAACCGGTTTGCGGCGCGTGGACCTCCAGCCCAGCCGATAGGCGAGGCCCTCATGGCGATGGCGGAAGCCGGCGGCCTGCGTGTCGGCCACGAAGTCGGCATCAACTGGCGTCAACGCGAGGCGACCATCGGCGCTGCCGGCCTTCAGCATCGCCAGCATCTCCGCGTTGCGGGTCACCACCACATTCGTACCGCGGCCGTCGCTGCTGTATGGTTCCACCCAGGCGTCACCAAAGGCGACGTCGGCGGTTTCCGCGGCTACATCGTCGCACCAGTTGCACGCTTCGGACTGGAAGAAACCGGCGCCCCAGTCGCCGTCCGCCAGCCGCCACCAGTCCTCAGCCCGTTGCGACCCATCCGCAAGTGTCAGCTGCGCTCGGTACCAGTTGGCCGGGCGTCCTTCATCTTTCACCCGATAATCGACCGCGCGGACCTCCGGCATCGGAGTGTGGAGTTGCCAGGCAAAGCTCTCGACGAAGCGCGCGCTTTTCATGTGCCCGCAGAACAGGCCCAGCGTGTGGGTGATGCGCTCTGCCAACGACGGTTCGGCCTTCCTAGCCAGGTGCACGGCCTTGATGAAGCAGGGAATGCCAACGATGGCGTATCGGCCCGGCTTTGCACGGATGGTGCGCAGGATGCCGCTCAGTTCCACGGGGTGGTAGCGTGACTTGGCGCCAGCGAAGAGCTCCTCGACGCTGTGGGACAGGCCGTAGGCGAAAAAGCCGCCACTGTCGGGTTGGGTTGGGGCGACGTGCGCGACCGCGTCGACCGCGCCTGTGCGGAGCAGCTCGGCCGCCACCCAGCTGACCAGCCCGCCAGAACTTCCGTTGTTGCGAAAGCCCGGTTCGGTGACGTGCCCGACGAAGCAGCCGGTCAGCGCGCCCAGTCTTTCGTCACGTGGAACGGCCGGGAAGCGCTCGTCGGCGATGATGTTTTCGTTCGCGGCGGCAGGGGAGAAGGGGCAGCGGCGCGCCACGTCGGTTGAAGGCTGCTCGAACCAGTCGACGGATCCGTGCGGCTCCAGCTGGCGGAAGCGGTTCCATCGCATCGAGCCTCGCGAATCCGCGCTCGCGCAACTGCCGCAGCCGATGCAAAGGCCCGACCGAACGAGATCGCGGGGCGACATGGTCTCAGCCAAGGGCGCCGTCGAGGAATGCGTGCGATTGCCGGCGTAGTTCCGCGATGCGAGCCTCTACCGCTTCGCCCGGTGGGCGGCTGAGCAGGTCGACGATCAGCCCTTCGGCGGGCTCCTCCAATATCAGCCGCTCCTCGCAGCCGGTCGCGGTGGTCAGGTCCCGCAGCTTATTGTGGCGGTACGGCGTCGACACAGCGGCGAACGGCTTGCTGTGGCGCAGCGCGAACACGCTGCCGTGGAAGAAGTTGGTCGCCACCGCCGAAGCGCCCGCCATCACCTGCGCGAACTCCAGCGGTCCAGCATCGAGCAGCTGCTCGTCGGCGATCGCAGTTCGGTAGCCGATGCTGATCAGTCGAAGGGCACGCTTGTCGGCGGCAACCCGGACAGCTTGCAGATACCAATCCGGAAAGCCGTGGCCGTACAGCAGAGCGTAGGGCTGCCTGTCCGAAGGCAGCTCCGCGGCGCTGACGTCGGGCCATTGCAGCACGGGGTCGAGCACCATCGCCGGGTCGCGGCGGGTGGCGCCTTGAACCAGCCAGTAGCTGTTCTCGTCCCGGACCGAGAGCTGGTCGAAACGCTTCAAGCGTCCGGCCAACTCGTCGGAGATGCCCCAATGGCAGCTGTAGTTACCAAAGCTGGCCGCATAGGAGACCAGCCGCGCGCTGCCGAGGCCGTGGCCGTAGAAGATCTCCTTGCCGCCATACCAGGGGTGAGACAGGTTCCAGACTTCGTCGCTGCCGACCACCACCGCATCATAGGTTTGGGGCAGGGCTGGCGCATCGAGCGGGAAGGGCGCACTCTCCGGTAGCTGGTTGAAGGCCTGAAGGAAGCGCCGGGTCTTGGCGGCGTAGAGCGGAAAATCCGCGCGTGGCGTACGCTCCGGCAACGTGGGCTGAAAGGCGCAGCGCCATTCGGCGGACGTCACGCGGTCGTTGCGATGATCGAGCAGTTCCGCGTCATGACCGCGCTCGCGCAGGCCTTCGACTAGGGCTCGCGCCTGCCAGTAGGAACCGTAGTTGATACATCGATGAAAAGTGAGAACGCCAATGCGCTGCTTGCCTGCCATTCCCATCATACGCGAGGTGCGGCGGCTCGGTTCCCACGGGAGGCTTGCCGCCGCTTCCCATCCCTCGGTCGGAGGGAGCCGCCCGCTGGTCGAAGCTCATCCGCCGGTCACCATGCGTTCAGGCGTGGATAGTGTAGCGGCCCGCTCATGATCCGATTTCTGCTGACCACCAGCGCGGCCGCGGCGCTCGCCGTTCCCGCCGCCGCCCAGCCCGCTCCCGCAGCAGCGCCGGCGCCTGCCAGCGCCGACTCTCGCACGCCAAGCCAGGAGAACCCGACAGCTGGAGTGGACGATGAGGACGCGGCGGAGATCACGGTGGTCGCACGGCGGGACCCGACCGCAGTGATCGGCGACATTCCCCCCGAGAACACTCTCTCGTCGCGCGACATTCGGGCCTATGGCGCCAGCAGCGTGGCCGAACTCTTGCAGCAACTTGGCCCGCAGCTCGGAAGCGTGCGGGGGCGGGGCGGGGAGCAGCCGGTGGTGCTGCTCAACGGGCGGCGCATCTCGGGCTTCCGCGAAATCCGCGATCTCCCGCCCGAAGCCATCCTCCGGCTCGACATCCTGCCCGAGGAAGTCGCGCTCAAATACGGCTACAGCGCCAACCAACGGGTGGTAAACATCGTACTGAGGCCGCGCTTCCGTTCCACATCGGTGCGGGCGGAAGGCACGGTCCCGACCTCTGGCGGGAACAGCAGCGGTGAGCTTGATGTCACCCGGCTTCAGATCGGCAAGACCACTCGCACCACCCTTAACGCGCACACCGAAGGCAATAGCGCGATCACCGAGAATGAGCGCCTCATTCAGTTCGGCGGGACGGGTGTCGACCCGCGCCCCTTCCGAACGCTGGTCGGCTCGCAGGAACTGGTGCGGGTAGGGGGCAGCCATAATTTCGGGTTGGGCAAGGCCTCCGCCACCATCGACGGGCAGGTACAGCAGCAGAGCGGAAACAATCTCCTGGGACCATCCCTGATCACCTCAGGCATCGGCCTCAACCGCCACAGCAACACGCGGGCGGGACAGCTCAACTTTGCGGTCAACGGCAACCAGTACGATTGGCGCTGGTCACTGACCGGCGGCTATCAGTCAAGCCGTACACGGACCCAGACGGACCGCGAGACAACGAGCCTGAGCGCCTATTTGGATCGTGCGCGGTTCACGACGCGCGCGGGCAATGTCGACGCGGTGTTGAACGGCAGTCTGTTCAAGGTTCCGGCCGGTGATCTGGCGATTACGCTCAAAGCCGGTGCCGAGGCGGAGGGGATCAACAGCGAGTCCGTACGCCAGGGCGTGAGCTTGAACCCGCCGACCCTCACCCGCCAGTCAGCCAATGCGGGCTTCAGCCTCGACCTGCCAATCTCGCGGCGCCGGTCGGGCTTCGACGCGCTCGGCAATCTGTCGCTCAACGTCAACGGCGATGTTGAGCATTTCTCGGACGTCGGGACGTTGAGCACGATCGGAGCAGGCCTCTCCTGGTCGCCCTCGGTGCCGCTCAATTTCATCGCCAGCTTCACCCACGACGAGGGCGCGCCGACACTCAACCAGCTCGGGCAGCCACAGCTGGTCACGCCCGGCAGCCGGGTGTTCGACTTCGTCCGCAACACTACCGTGATTGCGGACGTGGTGAGCGGCGGGAATCCGGCGCTCACTCCGGACCGCCGCAATGTGACCAAACTTGGGCTCACTTGGAAGCCGTGGGCGGACAAGGAGATCAACCTGCGCGCGGACTACAGCCACACGCGCTCCAGCAACGTCATCAGCGATTTCCCCGGCGTGACACAGGCGGTTCAGGACGCCTTTCCCGGCCGCATCGCCCGGGATCCCGGAACCGGCAATCTGCTGCGGGTCGATGTCACTCCGGTGAACCTCTATCGCGCCAGCAGGGATGAGCTGCGCTGGGGGATCAACTTTTCCAAACCGTTGACCTCCGCACGTCCGAGCCAGGCGGTGATCGACGCTTTCCGCCGGCAGTTCGGCCTTGCGCCGGGCGGCGCAGGCGGCGCGCGACCCAGCGGCGGTGGCGACGGTCCTCCTCCTGGCGCCGGCGGCGGTCCGCGAGGCGGGGGAGGAGGCTTCGGTGGCGGCGGTCGTGGCGGCGGCAACTTCCGGCAGGGAGGCCGCTTGCAGCTTTCCGTATATCATACCTGGGTGTTCCGCGACGACGCGCAGATCGGACCGGGCGGCCCAGTGCTGAGCTATTTGAACGGTGAATTGGTCAGCGGCGGTTTCCGCCCGCGCCACAAGCTCGAGCTGGATAGCGGCTACTTCAACAACGGGCTCGGCCTCCGGCTGGCAGGAACGTGGCAGAATGGCGGCACCGTCCGAAGCGGGACAAGCACGCTCGATTTCTCGCCGCTTGCGCAGATCAACGTGTCTGCCTTCGCCAACTTGGGTGAGCGTCCGAATATGGTGCTCAAGCACCAGTGGCTGCGCGGCGTTCAGCTTCGCCTGAACGTCAGCAATTTGTTCGATTCTAAGCAGCAGGTGCGTGACGCGGCCGGTGGCGTGCCGATCAATTACCAACCCGACCTGCTCAACCCGACGGGCCGCACCTTCTCGATCAGCATCCGCAAGCTGTTCCTGCCGCCGCCATCCTTCTTCCGCCGGGCCGCGGCTGAGGGCGCAGGATCGCGTTAGGCGAGGAATTTGGGCTCGAGGAAGCAGGAACTTGCACGGCCGAGCGGTTCCGGGAGCATGAGCATGCTTTCATGCGCACACTTATTGCACAGCCCCGGGGAGCGCCGCACATGGACGCCCGCATGACCGATCTTGCTATTCTCTACGAACACCCGCGCTGGTTCGAGCCACTGTTTGCTGCGCTCGACCGGCGTGGGATCGACTATCGCGCCATTGAGTGGGGCAACCACCATTTCGACCTTGCCGCGCCGCCTCCGGCCAGTGTTGTGTTCAATCGTTTGGCCATGTCCGCATTCCTGCGAGAGCCCGAGCACCCGATCTTCTATGCCGCGGCCGCGCTGGACCATTGGCGTCGCGGTGGGGCGGATGTCCTGAACGGCCCCGACGTGCTTGCGTTCGACAGCAACAAGGCGCGGCAACTCTCGCTGTTCCGCTCCCTTGGCCTCGCCATCCCGGCGACGCGCGTGGTGCACCGGGCCGCCGATCTGGTCGGCGCTGCCGAAGGGATGAGCTATCCGCTATTGGTCAAGGCCAATATCGGTGGGGCTGGGGCAGGCATCATGCGTTTCGACGCTTCGGCCGAGCTCGCCAGCGCCGTGACTGATCGTGCCGTGCCAACATCCATCGACAATGTGTTGCTACTTCAGGATTATGTCCCTGCGCGCGACGGCTCTGTCGTGCGGATGGAGACGCTTGGTGGCAAGTTCCTCTACGCGCTTGAAGTCGCAACCGGCGAAGCCTTCGACCTGTGCCCGGCGGACGCCTGCATCGCACAGCCCGGTCGCGCGGCCATCCGCATGAAGGCAATCGACCCCGAACCCGACCTGATCGCCGCAGCGGAGCAGGTCGCCCAGGCCAGCGGGCTCGACGTCGGCGGCGTGGAAGTCGTGATTGACGATCGCGACGGAAGCGCGCGATTCTATGATTTCAACGCACTCTCCAATTTCGTGGCGAAGCCGCTGGAAGTGCTTGGCTGGGACCCGCACGAGCAGCTGGTCGACATGCTCGTGGCGCGGATCGAAAGGGCACGGGCATGAGGTTCGGTTACTGGATGCCGGTGTTCGGCGGCTGGCTGCGCAATCTGCCGGACGAGGGTATGGAGGCGAGCTGGGATTATGTCCGGCGACTGACCCAGCGGTCGGAAGAAACTGGCTGGGACCTCTCCCTCATTGCCGAACTCAATCTCAATGACATCAAGGGCGTCGAGGAACCGGCGCTGGATGCCTGGTCCACTGCCGCAGCGCTCGCGGCGGTCAGCAACACTATCGAGCTGATGGTGGCGGTTCGCCCGAACTTCCATCAGCCGGCACTGTTCGCGAAGCAGGCGGCCAACATCGACCGGATCAGCGGCGGTCGGCTCGCACTCAACGTGGTCTCCAGCTGGTGGGCCGAGGAAGCGCGCAGCTACGGCTTGCAGTTCGACGCGCATGATGACCGCTACGGCCGTACCGCCGAGTGGTTGCAGGTGGTCGACGGCCTTTGGCGCGAGAAACGGTTCAGCTTCACTGGTGAGCGCTACACGCTGGACAATGCCATCTGTGAGCCCAAACCGCTCCGCACACCACGCCCGACCATCTATGCCGGCGGCGAGAGCGAGGCGGCCAAGAACATGATCGCGGCCCAGTGCGACGCTTATGTGATGCACGGTGACGCGGTGGACGCGATCGCCCCCAAGGTCGCCGACATGGAAGAGCGGCGACACAAGATCGGATTTGGCCGCATGCAATATGGCATGGCCGCCTTCACCATTGTTCGGGACAGCGAGGCAGAGGCGAAGCGGGAGCTGGAGCGCATCACCCAGATGCCAGCCCGCCCGCCCGCGGGTTTCGCCAATTTCGACCAATGGCTGTCGGGCACCCAATTGGAGCGCGAGCTTAAGATTCAGGAATACAGCGTCTCCAACCGTGGGCTCCGCCCCAATTTGGTCGGCACGCCCGAGCAAGTAACGCAGCGTATCGCGGATTACGAAGGGGCGGGGCTCGACCTCCTGCTTCTCCAGATGAGCCCGCAGGCTGAGGAAATGGATCGCTTCGCCGCCCAGGTGATGGCACCGCTGCGGCAATCGGCTGCGGTCACGCCGCACTCGTGACTCCCTTGGCAGGCTGACTGCTTGCCAGCCCCTCTCGGCTGAGGCAGCCTCGGACTGCTTCCTGAGGAGATTGACATGTTCCGTTCCGCGTCCGCGTTCCTGCCGCTGGCCCTGCTGCTGGCAAGCAGTCCCGCAGCCGCCCAGATCATCGGGGCCGCCCCGGCCGAGCTTGCCGCCAATCCGGTCATCACGCTCCAGATCAGCGAGCAGCTTCGGACCGTGCCTGACCAAGCAACGCTGACCATTTCGACCGAGGGGCGGGCGCTCAAGGCGACCGACGCCCTGGCCGATAATCGCGCCAAGACGGAGACCCTGCTGTCGGCGATTCGCCAGGCCGGTATCGCCGACAAGGACATCCAGACCCAAGGCATCTCGCTCAACGCCGACTATGATTATGTCACGACGAGCGGGCGCGGGCAGCGGGTGTTCCGGGGATATGTCGCGAGCAACAGCGTGCGCATCAAAACCCGGGACCTGGACCGCCTGACCGGGCTGCTCGACAAGCTGACCAGCGCCGGCGCGACGGGGATCAACGGACCCTATTTCGAGATCGCCGACCCGCTTCCGATCCGGGCCCGGGCACGGACGCAGGCGATGGCCCGCGGGGTGGCCGAGGCGACTGAATATGCCCGCAACGCCGGCTTCAGCCGCGTGAGCCTGCTGACGGTGCAGGAGGGCGTATCCTATCGCGGGACCGATATCGTGGTCACGGGGAGCCGGATCCTGTCAGCGGGAGCACCGCCGCCGCCGCCGCCGCCCGCGCCGGAGCGTGACGGCGCGATTGCACCGGGGCAGATCGAGACCGGCGTGACGTTGACCCTCCAATATCGGATGGAGCGCTGAAGCGGCGCTCCCAGCTCGTTCGGATCACGAAGTTTCCGTGGTGGGGGTGTTTCCAGCCGTTCGCCACAAGCACGGTTTGGCGGTTTTCCGCGGTGGGCGGCGCGTGTCGCGGAAGTTTCCAAGTTTCCCCGGTGTGACCCTCATCGGAAGATGCAGCGGTGACTTCCT
This window contains:
- a CDS encoding TetR/AcrR family transcriptional regulator; this translates as METVLHRACKGRPREFDVDEALAAALRVFWQKGYEGTSLTDLTDAMGITRPSLYAAFGNKESLFRKALDLYEREKLSYIGEALAAPTSRGVAERLLRGALEMQTSECEPRGCLRVISSVTCGAEAESVRADLQARRVSSQQALVDRMERAKAEGDLPPGTDVQGITNYLLAILQGMSVQAGSGASKSQLEEVVRTSLAMWPGR
- a CDS encoding Coenzyme F420 hydrogenase/dehydrogenase, beta subunit C-terminal domain, translating into MRWNRFRQLEPHGSVDWFEQPSTDVARRCPFSPAAANENIIADERFPAVPRDERLGALTGCFVGHVTEPGFRNNGSSGGLVSWVAAELLRTGAVDAVAHVAPTQPDSGGFFAYGLSHSVEELFAGAKSRYHPVELSGILRTIRAKPGRYAIVGIPCFIKAVHLARKAEPSLAERITHTLGLFCGHMKSARFVESFAWQLHTPMPEVRAVDYRVKDEGRPANWYRAQLTLADGSQRAEDWWRLADGDWGAGFFQSEACNWCDDVAAETADVAFGDAWVEPYSSDGRGTNVVVTRNAEMLAMLKAGSADGRLALTPVDADFVADTQAAGFRHRHEGLAYRLGWRSTRRKPVQPRKRVAPGGSSLPLRRKLVYRTRAAIARWSHRLSWAAHRLDWPALYLRPARAGLALYGALAWGHGRLGKVADRWLGAARR
- a CDS encoding polysaccharide pyruvyl transferase family protein, whose translation is MMGMAGKQRIGVLTFHRCINYGSYWQARALVEGLRERGHDAELLDHRNDRVTSAEWRCAFQPTLPERTPRADFPLYAAKTRRFLQAFNQLPESAPFPLDAPALPQTYDAVVVGSDEVWNLSHPWYGGKEIFYGHGLGSARLVSYAASFGNYSCHWGISDELAGRLKRFDQLSVRDENSYWLVQGATRRDPAMVLDPVLQWPDVSAAELPSDRQPYALLYGHGFPDWYLQAVRVAADKRALRLISIGYRTAIADEQLLDAGPLEFAQVMAGASAVATNFFHGSVFALRHSKPFAAVSTPYRHNKLRDLTTATGCEERLILEEPAEGLIVDLLSRPPGEAVEARIAELRRQSHAFLDGALG
- a CDS encoding TonB-dependent receptor plug domain-containing protein → MIRFLLTTSAAAALAVPAAAQPAPAAAPAPASADSRTPSQENPTAGVDDEDAAEITVVARRDPTAVIGDIPPENTLSSRDIRAYGASSVAELLQQLGPQLGSVRGRGGEQPVVLLNGRRISGFREIRDLPPEAILRLDILPEEVALKYGYSANQRVVNIVLRPRFRSTSVRAEGTVPTSGGNSSGELDVTRLQIGKTTRTTLNAHTEGNSAITENERLIQFGGTGVDPRPFRTLVGSQELVRVGGSHNFGLGKASATIDGQVQQQSGNNLLGPSLITSGIGLNRHSNTRAGQLNFAVNGNQYDWRWSLTGGYQSSRTRTQTDRETTSLSAYLDRARFTTRAGNVDAVLNGSLFKVPAGDLAITLKAGAEAEGINSESVRQGVSLNPPTLTRQSANAGFSLDLPISRRRSGFDALGNLSLNVNGDVEHFSDVGTLSTIGAGLSWSPSVPLNFIASFTHDEGAPTLNQLGQPQLVTPGSRVFDFVRNTTVIADVVSGGNPALTPDRRNVTKLGLTWKPWADKEINLRADYSHTRSSNVISDFPGVTQAVQDAFPGRIARDPGTGNLLRVDVTPVNLYRASRDELRWGINFSKPLTSARPSQAVIDAFRRQFGLAPGGAGGARPSGGGDGPPPGAGGGPRGGGGGFGGGGRGGGNFRQGGRLQLSVYHTWVFRDDAQIGPGGPVLSYLNGELVSGGFRPRHKLELDSGYFNNGLGLRLAGTWQNGGTVRSGTSTLDFSPLAQINVSAFANLGERPNMVLKHQWLRGVQLRLNVSNLFDSKQQVRDAAGGVPINYQPDLLNPTGRTFSISIRKLFLPPPSFFRRAAAEGAGSR
- a CDS encoding alpha-L-glutamate ligase, with the protein product MTDLAILYEHPRWFEPLFAALDRRGIDYRAIEWGNHHFDLAAPPPASVVFNRLAMSAFLREPEHPIFYAAAALDHWRRGGADVLNGPDVLAFDSNKARQLSLFRSLGLAIPATRVVHRAADLVGAAEGMSYPLLVKANIGGAGAGIMRFDASAELASAVTDRAVPTSIDNVLLLQDYVPARDGSVVRMETLGGKFLYALEVATGEAFDLCPADACIAQPGRAAIRMKAIDPEPDLIAAAEQVAQASGLDVGGVEVVIDDRDGSARFYDFNALSNFVAKPLEVLGWDPHEQLVDMLVARIERARA
- a CDS encoding LLM class flavin-dependent oxidoreductase; the encoded protein is MRFGYWMPVFGGWLRNLPDEGMEASWDYVRRLTQRSEETGWDLSLIAELNLNDIKGVEEPALDAWSTAAALAAVSNTIELMVAVRPNFHQPALFAKQAANIDRISGGRLALNVVSSWWAEEARSYGLQFDAHDDRYGRTAEWLQVVDGLWREKRFSFTGERYTLDNAICEPKPLRTPRPTIYAGGESEAAKNMIAAQCDAYVMHGDAVDAIAPKVADMEERRHKIGFGRMQYGMAAFTIVRDSEAEAKRELERITQMPARPPAGFANFDQWLSGTQLERELKIQEYSVSNRGLRPNLVGTPEQVTQRIADYEGAGLDLLLLQMSPQAEEMDRFAAQVMAPLRQSAAVTPHS
- a CDS encoding SIMPL domain-containing protein; this translates as MFRSASAFLPLALLLASSPAAAQIIGAAPAELAANPVITLQISEQLRTVPDQATLTISTEGRALKATDALADNRAKTETLLSAIRQAGIADKDIQTQGISLNADYDYVTTSGRGQRVFRGYVASNSVRIKTRDLDRLTGLLDKLTSAGATGINGPYFEIADPLPIRARARTQAMARGVAEATEYARNAGFSRVSLLTVQEGVSYRGTDIVVTGSRILSAGAPPPPPPPAPERDGAIAPGQIETGVTLTLQYRMER